Below is a genomic region from Brassica rapa cultivar Chiifu-401-42 chromosome A08, CAAS_Brap_v3.01, whole genome shotgun sequence.
AATGGTCTGGATTCAcgttttattcttctttttttttttttttttgagcaacggATTCACGTTTTATTCAACAACTAATAAAACTTTATTTAAACGAAACACAAGAACCTCAGTCTTTAAACATTTGCAAACTCAAATCCAAATATCGGAAGTGCAGTCTCCACCTGGATACCTCATCTCATGTGCTAGTGCAGGACCATCAGGTTCATCACCAAAGTCCACAAAGAGATCAGGGTTTATGGAGAGACCACCTTTctctgtatcaacatcaagctgaATTATGTGTGACCCTTTATCCATGAGTTCCGGGTAAAACTGACGATCCCATGCGCTAAAGAGCGAGTTTGTTGCATACAACCGTTTCCCATCGAGGCTAAGCTGGATCATTTGAGGTCCTCCTCTCAGAGATTTCCCCTGCAATTACCAGAGAAGAAGCAGTTTCAAGACAatgcaaaatgttaaaaaccTCAAAAAGATTTCATATTTTGGGTACAAACAAACCTTGATCTGAGGAACATCGTATTGGAAAGTGTTACCATCTTCTCCAACCGCCTTAACAGGACTGCCCTTTTGTAGTAACCCTCCCACCCAAATTTGACCGGTTAAGACAGGGTTTTTAGGGTCTTCAATGTTGTACTGACGAATGTCTCCATGAAGCCAGTTCACAAAGTAGAGGAACCGGTCATCGAGGGAGATCAAGAAGTCGGTGATAAGCCCCGGCATTTCTGGAAGAATCCAGTTCTCTACTTTCAGTGGTTTAACTTGGATAACCACCTGAAAATCAATTTGTACTAGGTGTTAATCATACATttgaaataaaacaagaaaagaaagaagacttGCCTCATGGCCCCATGTTTCATCACTGTTCTTGAAAAATCGTATCATATTACTCGACAAAGCACCCCCAACATACCCTGTATCCTTAGATGGATCATGCAAGAATCTAATCTGCAACCACAACAGGGAAAGATTATTAATGTTAGTCTGAagaaagaaaacatataaatgaGACGTTTGATTAATTATGTATACCTCTAAAGGTAACATGCCAGTCTCTCCAAGGTCAATTAATTGTTTCATTTCACCTCCTGGCCAACTGTAAACATGGAGATGGCTTCCGTACAAGCCATCAGCAACGTGTTGGAGATCGAAACCTTTGGTGAAGGCTTTAGGTGCTCCCCAAGAAGTGCTTATCATTGTCTTGTGCCGCGGTTGATACCAGAAGTCATAACCAAACAAGGGACTATGTCCTTCTTTCTCCCACCTGACATAATCCCCCAATAACCATAATGATTTAGAGTAACTATTATTATCAACAATGACAAGAAAGAAAGTAAAACATAATGAGTTAGTTTTGTAATAAGCGACCTGTTCTTGATGTTGAAATCAgagtcaagaagaagaaacccgTTCCCCTTGGCGTTTCCCTCTTCGTCTCCAAGACAGGACACCAAGATCTCACCAGAGGCAAGGCAGTGAGCCGTGTGTGGATAAGCCAATCCAGTCTTTTCAGCAATCTCCTTAGGATCCACATACTTGTACAAAGACGGTGCCCTCGGGTCTGCCTTTGTGTCAATCGCATAGATGCGACCAGATCTTTAATTCAAACAAGGAGAAAGATCAAGATAGTGaacttaaacaacactaaatgaATTCAGGCTGAAGGAACTTTACATAAGGGATGGTAAGACGAGGTAACGTCGATCAGCGGAAGCATCACCATGGCAAGAGCTGCAAGAGTTCCAACCAGAGTGATGAAGCTCATCACCAAGAAAGGGCATTGGCAATCTGTGAATGACGGTTGAATAGGTTGGTGAGTTTGGATCAACATCCACCGTTGCCAAGTAATCAGGCTTCTCTCGTCCCGTTCCTtcaaaaccaacaaaaaaaatattaaaaagaagaatCCACAACCAAAGTACAGTAGGATCAAAAAGAGATCTTAAAAGTAAGATTCAACCAGACAAtagaaaagaagaaagattCTTAGTCATAAATGTATCCTTAAAACAGAGAGATCTAATCAGGAAActgaaaacagagagagagatcacAAGGGGTGATTTCGATCTAGAATCTTTGAGATTCCGTAGGACCTACTAAAAAGATTTTCACATCATCATTCATCAACCAATGTTAAAAGTATTgtctgaaaatacttttgaaaA
It encodes:
- the LOC103833776 gene encoding selenium-binding protein 1; this encodes MVTNTEVVAPASNGVDGGCCKSGPGYATPLAAMSGPSEKLIYVTAVYSGTGREKPDYLATVDVDPNSPTYSTVIHRLPMPFLGDELHHSGWNSCSSCHGDASADRRYLVLPSLISGRIYAIDTKADPRAPSLYKYVDPKEIAEKTGLAYPHTAHCLASGEILVSCLGDEEGNAKGNGFLLLDSDFNIKNRWEKEGHSPLFGYDFWYQPRHKTMISTSWGAPKAFTKGFDLQHVADGLYGSHLHVYSWPGGEMKQLIDLGETGMLPLEIRFLHDPSKDTGYVGGALSSNMIRFFKNSDETWGHEVVIQVKPLKVENWILPEMPGLITDFLISLDDRFLYFVNWLHGDIRQYNIEDPKNPVLTGQIWVGGLLQKGSPVKAVGEDGNTFQYDVPQIKGKSLRGGPQMIQLSLDGKRLYATNSLFSAWDRQFYPELMDKGSHIIQLDVDTEKGGLSINPDLFVDFGDEPDGPALAHEMRYPGGDCTSDIWI